Below is a window of Flavobacterium cyclinae DNA.
TCTTTACTCTATTTTCTTTAATAAAGGCTTCGTAGCTCAACTGGATAGAGCACTGGATTTCGGCTCCAGCGGTTAGGGGTTCGACTCCCTTCGAAGTCACATTATTACAACACCAACATAGCTTGGTGTTTTTTTATTTCATATAAACATAATTTTTACGTTATTTGTAAAATAGTCCCCAAATTATGCAAACGCCACCTATAGAACACGAATTGTTTTTAGCAGATTATATTGCAATGTTTGTAGTTGTTGCTCCGTTTGCAGCAATCTTTTTTGCATTTGCTTTCTATGTAACTGAGATTGTATATTTACGAAATTATAAAAAGCCTTTAGTTGTTTTTGCTAATGTGAATTTTTTAAAATTATCCGATTCCAGAAAGCAAATTTTAGCCGCAAATTTTCAATTTTATAATCGATTAAAGCCTAAATACAAGCGGTATTTTGAACACCGAGTAGCCAAGTTAATTTTTCATTATAATTTTGAAGGAAGAGATATTATAGTTACTGAGGAAATGAAAGTTACAATTTCTGCTTCTTATGTGATGCTAACTTTTGGAATGCGCGAATATTTGAATCCTCTGTTTAAACGAATTATTATTTATCCTGATATTTATTATTCTCCTCAAAATGATAATTACCACAAAGGTGAATTCAATCCGAGAATGGAATGTATTGTTTTTTCGTGGAAACATTTCAAAGAAGGTATTGATATTACGAATGATAATCTGAATTTAGGATTACATGAGTTTACACATGCTTTTCATATCTATGCCTTAAAAAGTGATAAAGCTACTTTTGTATTATTTAATGAATCACTTCAAAATTTATTTCGTGTAGTTTCAAAACCTGAAGTAAAACAGCGTTTAATTGAATCTGGTTTTTTACGCGATTATGCTTATGAAAACCAATTTGAATTTGTAGCTGTATTGTTAGAATATTTCTTTGAATCTCCAGAAGAATTTAAACAAAAATTCCCTTCTATCTTTCTGAAAGTGAAGCACATGATTAATTTTAATGAAAAATATTTCATTTCAGAATAGTCTTTTGTTTTCTGATATATATCATGTTTTGATGCTTAATTATTGAGTAACTTTATGTCAATATAAACTCAAGGTCATGAAGTCGCTTCATAATCAATTTTAATTTTTAAATTCTTTTACAGAAAAGCGATAACATAAGTGACATTAACATTTAAAACTTACACTTATGAAACAAAAGGTTCCTGTGTCAACAATAATGACAAAAAACGTAGTAAAGTTAAATTTATCAGATGATTTAACTAAAGCCGAAATGCTATTTAAAAAGCATCACATACGACACATTCCTGTTGTTTATAGTAACAAAATTGTAGGGATGTTAAGTTATACCGATCTTTTACGAATCTCTTTTGCTGATGCAATTGACGACGAAGATGATGTAGATACAACAGTTTATAATATGTTTACCGTAGAACAAGTTATGGCAAAAAAACTAGTATCTATTCCTCCAGATGCCACTATTAAAGAAGCAGCGCAAATTTTAGCCACAAAAGAGTTTCATGCTTTGCCTGTATGTGAAGGAGATTTATTAGTTGGGATTATTACCACAACCGATTTAATAAAATACTTAATTGATCAATATTAAATAAATGAAAAAGCCTAACATTTTAAAGTGTTAGGCTTTTTTGAATTACTTCGTAATATTTTTTAAATCTGCTATAGTTGCAATTGGGTCTTGAGCTCCAAAAACATAGCTTCCTGCTACTAAAATATCAGCACCGGCATCAGCTAATTTTTTTGCGTTTTTATTGGTAACACCACCATCTATTTCAATAATAGTTGCTGCATTTTTTCTATTGATTAATGCTTTTAATTTTTCAACTTTTGAATAGGTGTTTTCGATAAAAGATTGTCCTCCAAAACCTGGATTTACACTCATAATACAAACCAAATCAATATCTTGAATCACATCTTCTAACAAGTCAACATTTGTATGCGGATTCAAGGCAACTCCAGCTTTCATACCTTCTGCTTTTATAGCTTGAAGCGTTCTGTGTAAATGAGTACATGCTTCATAATGAACCGTTAAAACATCAGCTCCTAATTTTTTAAAAGTTGCAATGTATCTATCAGGATCAACAATCATTAAGTGAACATCGATGGTTTTTTTAGCATGTTTGTTGATGGCATCTAAAACAGGCATTCCAAAAGAAATATTAGGTACAAAAACGCCATCCATAATATCAATGTGAAACCAATCCGCTTCACTAACATTAATCATTTCGATGTCGCGCTGTAAGTTAGCAAAATCAGCTGCAAGTACTGATGGAGCAATAAGTGTGTTTTTCATAAAATCGTTAAGTGTGTGTTGTTGTGTACAAAGATAGCTTTTAGTTTAAAAGTTTAAAAGTATTGTCGACTAAAAGATTTATCTCATTTAAGGTTGTGGCTAAAAAACAAAACTCCGGTAATCAGCCGGAGTTTCAATCATCAATCAAAAAACGAACAGTCTTAGACTGTTGTTATTGTAATTTAGGAATTAACCTAAATATGTTTTTAATATTTTACTTCTAGAAGTATGTTTTAATCTTCTAATCGCTTTTTCTTTAATTTGGCGAACACGCTCACGAGTTAAATCGAAAGTTTCTCCAATTTCTTCTAAAGTCATTGGGTGTTGATCACCTAAACCAAAATACAAACGAACTACATCTGCCTCTCTTGGAGTTAAGGTTTCTAATGCTCTTTCGATTTCTGTTTGTAATGATTCGTGGATTAATTCTCTATCTGGATTTGGAGATTCACCAGAACGTAATACGTCGTATAAGTTTGAATCTTCACCTTCTACTAAAGGAGCATCCATTGATAAATGACGACCTGAGTTTTTCATGGACTCTTTAACGTCATTTACTGTCATATCTAACTCTTTTGCAATTTCTTCTGCAGAAGGAGCGCGCTCATTAGATTGCTCTAATAAGGCATACATTTTGTTGATTTTATTGATAGAACCAATTTTATTCAACGGTAAACGTACAATACGAGATTGCTCTGCTAAAGCTTGAAGAATCGATTGACGAATCCACCAAACAGCATATGAAATGAATTTAAAACCACGTGTTTCATCGAAACGTTGTGCGGCTTTAATTAATCCTAAATTTCCTTCGTTAATTAAATCAGGAAGTGTAAGTCCTTGATTTTGATATTGTTTTGCTACTGATACTACGAAACGTAAATTTGCTTTTGTAAGTTTTTCTAAAGCTCTTTGATCACCAGCTTTAATTCTTTGTGCTAATTCTACTTCTTCATCTGCAGTAATAAGGTCAACTTTTCCAATTTCTTGTAGGTACTTGTCTAAGGAAGCAGTTTCACGATTGGTAACCTGCTTCGTAATTTTAAGTTGTCTCATCTAAATTTCTCCTTACTTTTTTAAAAGTTCTAGTTGTTATACGTATAAGTTTTAAAAAAGTTACAAAAGTTTGAAAAAAATTATTCCATTACATAGTTTTCAATTTTTATCCTATAAAATTCAATTTTTTGATGCATTCTATTGAAGAATATTTTTCTATCTTTTTTTCCTGATAAATTCAATGATTTTGAATTTTTTAATTGATTTTTCATGTAATCTAGTTGCTCTTCACAAACTTTTTTATCTGATGTTACATAATATCCTAATGCATTATAAGGAAGAAAAAAAGCCGAGATGTCAGGTGAAGAAAATAGCGCGCTATTGTTTAGTATTAATAATTCATTAAAGTAAAGTTGAAAATTATCTGAAGTGGTTTCACACTTTTTTTCTATATTTTTTATTATGGCTGTTACATCATCTAATATGTATAGTGCATTTTGATAGTGGATTAATCCGGCTTCAAAAAAATAGATTAATTGTTGCAAAGTACTGTTAATTGTTGTGTCATTCCAAATCTCAATTCTGTTAGATTTTTCAAAAAACATTTTTAAATAATCATTGTTTTCAACAACACGTTCTTCGAAAATAAAATCCTCAAATCGGGCTATTTCTTCTTTGTTAAGTAAATTGTACCAAATGAAAAATTTAAACTTTGAAAACAAAGTTCCTGATACGGCATAATTCATGGGAATATCTTTAGCGGCGTAATAAATTGTAGTCACCTCAGGTTTAAATTTTTCAATAATTTGATTCGTCTTTTTAAAGTAATCTCTAAAGTCAGATAGCGTACTTATTTTTTTTGTTTTTTCTACCACTAATTGATCTGTGGCATTAAATAAAGCATCCATTGATATTTTATAATGCCTACAAAGTATAATGGTTTCTTCAATTGAAAATTTACTTTTTAATGATATTCTTCTATGAGCAGCATCGTAACTAATATCTAAAACTTTGGCTATTTCGTCAATCAACGAATTGTTTTTTGATATCTGTTTTCTAATAGT
It encodes the following:
- a CDS encoding zinc-dependent peptidase, coding for MQTPPIEHELFLADYIAMFVVVAPFAAIFFAFAFYVTEIVYLRNYKKPLVVFANVNFLKLSDSRKQILAANFQFYNRLKPKYKRYFEHRVAKLIFHYNFEGRDIIVTEEMKVTISASYVMLTFGMREYLNPLFKRIIIYPDIYYSPQNDNYHKGEFNPRMECIVFSWKHFKEGIDITNDNLNLGLHEFTHAFHIYALKSDKATFVLFNESLQNLFRVVSKPEVKQRLIESGFLRDYAYENQFEFVAVLLEYFFESPEEFKQKFPSIFLKVKHMINFNEKYFISE
- a CDS encoding CBS domain-containing protein, which encodes MKQKVPVSTIMTKNVVKLNLSDDLTKAEMLFKKHHIRHIPVVYSNKIVGMLSYTDLLRISFADAIDDEDDVDTTVYNMFTVEQVMAKKLVSIPPDATIKEAAQILATKEFHALPVCEGDLLVGIITTTDLIKYLIDQY
- the rpe gene encoding ribulose-phosphate 3-epimerase, with amino-acid sequence MKNTLIAPSVLAADFANLQRDIEMINVSEADWFHIDIMDGVFVPNISFGMPVLDAINKHAKKTIDVHLMIVDPDRYIATFKKLGADVLTVHYEACTHLHRTLQAIKAEGMKAGVALNPHTNVDLLEDVIQDIDLVCIMSVNPGFGGQSFIENTYSKVEKLKALINRKNAATIIEIDGGVTNKNAKKLADAGADILVAGSYVFGAQDPIATIADLKNITK
- a CDS encoding sigma-70 family RNA polymerase sigma factor yields the protein MRQLKITKQVTNRETASLDKYLQEIGKVDLITADEEVELAQRIKAGDQRALEKLTKANLRFVVSVAKQYQNQGLTLPDLINEGNLGLIKAAQRFDETRGFKFISYAVWWIRQSILQALAEQSRIVRLPLNKIGSINKINKMYALLEQSNERAPSAEEIAKELDMTVNDVKESMKNSGRHLSMDAPLVEGEDSNLYDVLRSGESPNPDRELIHESLQTEIERALETLTPREADVVRLYFGLGDQHPMTLEEIGETFDLTRERVRQIKEKAIRRLKHTSRSKILKTYLG